The Streptomyces sp. V3I7 genome segment CCGGAATCGCCGATCAGGCAGAGGGGCTGCGCCTTCTTCACCCACTCGGAGGTGGCCAGGGTGTGGATCACGGCGGGGTCGATGTTGGGGTTGGCGTCGAAGTCGAACTCCCTGACCGACTTCTGCCTCGGGAACGCGGCGGCCTTGATCCGGCGCTCGGAGCGACGCCGGGCCCTGTCGTCGCACTCGGCCAGCAACAGCTCGGCGAGGAAGGTGAGGTAGGACATCTGCTCGCGGGACGCCTGCTCGGCCAGGTCGGGGAACTTCGCGCGGATGGTGGGCAGCCGCAGCATGCGGCAGGCGCCGACCACGGCGGTCTCCGCCGCCTGTTCGCTCATCCGGTGACGGTTGGGAGTACTCACGGCAGCGACTCCTTCGGTGCGGCGGGACGACGGTGCAGCAGCTGGTCATAGACGGCCGGCGAGGGCAACGGCCGAAGGTCGGGCGGAAGGTGCGCGAGACGGCGCTGCGTCAACGAGGCCACGGAAGAGAGCTCTTGGGGCTGGACCGGGGTGGAGTCATCGTCGGCTTCGGCGGCCTTGCGGGCCTCCAGGGCGACGGCATCCGCGGTGAGGGCGCCCACCCGTAAGGATGCGGCGAGCCCTGCTACCAGGTGCTCGTGCGGGATGCGACGGTGCAACAGCAGCACTTCGATCAGGGCCTTCGTGCCGTCCTTGTCGCCGCGGGCCTTGCGGGCAGCGGACCACCACGCGTCGTGGATCGGGGTGAACCTGCCCGCTTGGCGGGCCTGTTCCAGCGCGGTCGCCCCGGGCAGGGCGCCCGGCTTGCGCAGCAACGTCTCCAGCTAGTGGTCGAGTTCGAGACGCTCGCCAGCCTTGGCGACCAGCCGCTCGTGGCGGGCGATCTCGGTGGCGCCGTCGTAGACGGCCAGCTCGTTGGCGTGCAGCACGATGCGGACCCGGCGCTCGATATAGCGGGCCGGCACCGAGTAGAAACCGGCGCGGGCCCAGACGCGGCTGTGCCGGTCCACCCGGGTCTCGATGACTTGTCCGGCGTCGAACGGCTCGGTGGGCAGCGGCGCCAGCAGCGGCTGTTCGACAGCGAAAGACTCACCGACCGTGCGCGGTCGCATCCGGATCCGGCGGGCCTCGTCCTCCTCGTCCTACCGCTCGACCAGCGTGTTCAGCTCAGCCAGCGAGCCGACCTCCGGGACGGGGACGAAGTGGTTGCGCCGGAAGCGGCCGATGTCACCCTCGACCCCACCCTTCTCGTGGGCGCCGACCAGGCCGGGGCGGCAGTAGAAACTGTCAACGCCGTAGTGCTCACGGAAGGCGAGCCACCGTGCACTCTCCTTGCGTTCCCGGGCGAACCCGATCACCTTGGCGACCGCCGCCTTCAAGTTGTCGTAGCGGACCTTGCCCCGGGGCACCCCGCCGAGCACGCTGAAGGCGTGGACGTGCCCCTCCAAGAACGCCTCCTGCCCGCTGGTGGCGAAGACGCGGTGCACCGCCTTGCCGGAGTACGACAATCGCAGGCTGAACAGGCTGCAGACCAGAGTCTGCCCGGCCAGGTGAACAGTAACGTCCCCGAAGTCGACCTCGGCTTCCTGCCCCGGATGGTGGGACTGCGGCACGAACACCTCCGCGCTGCCGCGTCCGGCCTCGGCCCGGATCTCGCCCCGGCGTACCGCAACATAGGCCCGGACGATGCCGTAGGAGATCCCGTCCGCATGATGCTCATCGACCAGACGATCAAAGACACGCTTGGCGGTGTGCTGCTGCTTGCGCGGGGCGTCCAGGTCCGCCCGCAGCATCTCGTCCACCAGCGACTTGAACGGATCGAGCCGGGTCGCCCGGGGCGGGAGCTTCTTCCGCGGCTGCGGCCACGCGGATTCCAACGCCTTCTGGACCGTGGGGTGTCCCACCCCGTACTTGCGCATCAGAGCGCGCTTGCCCAGCCCGGCACGATGGTCACGGCGGATCGCCGCGTACAGATCAGACCTCGACTTCGACGCCATCGGCGGCCCCCAGCGGTATGGAGCAACCTCATGCTCCCACCGCAAGCCCCCGACTGTTGCTGGAACTCATCAACACCGTTCCCCACGAACTCCCGGTGTTGCCCGCGCTGAACGACAACCGTTGCTGGAACTCGCCCACATACTCAGAGCGCAACACCGTGGAACGGTGCATCAACCGACTGCGGAACTGGCGCGGCATCGCGTTCCGCTTCGACAAGACCCGGAGAGCTACGAGGCCGGAGAACAGGTTTTGAGAACGAATCCGGGATCGGCGAGGTTCAGCGGCTCGTGATTGATCTTGCTCGTGCAAAGGGCCGTTTGTGAGACCGCTCGAAGACACCTCGATCGGAGTCCTATCGGTTGGCTAGACGCGGAGTGAGAACCTGACCTTCGGGGATGCCTGGGCTCCTGCTCGGTTGTAGAAGCGGATGGCGTCGGCGTTCCAGTCGGGCGTCTGCCATTGCACCTGTGCCGCGCCGAAGGCTTCTGCTGTGCGCTTCACGGCGTCGAGCAGTAAGCGCCCCCAGCCTTCCCCGCGGTGTGGCTCGGTAATGAACAGGCAGTCCAAGTGAAGGTAGTCAGCTGCCTGCCAGGTGGAGAATTCAAGTGAGCATGTTGCGTAACCGATGAGCTCTTCCCTGAGATCGGCCACGAAACACCAGGCCCTCGGATGGGTCGAGAACAAGGCGGACTCCAGGCGGGCCGCGAGGTCGGCAGGGACAGGCGCGGCGCGCTCGAACGCGGCATGGGCAGCGCACAGTCTCGCCACCGTAGGCAGGTCGGCCAGGATGGCTGGGCGGACCGTGCCGCCCAGCCGTGCGGTGTCCGTCAGCACGCGCAGGTGATGGAGCCGATCGGAGCGGTCAATGGGTCCGCCTCGCGCTGCTCGGTACCGGTCAGCGATTCGACCGGGAAGCCCTCGCGGATCCAGTATTCGATACCACCGATCATCTCCTTGACCCGGTAGCCGAGCTGGGCAAGGGCGAGTGCTGCGCGGGTGGCGCCGTCGCAGCCAGGCCCCCAGCAGTAGGTAATGACCGGGATCCGCGGGTCGAGCAGGCTTGCGGCTCGAGTCGGGATGTCGGCGGTGGGCAGGTGGACCGCGCCCGGCACATGACCTTGCTGCCAGCCGGCGCTCCCGCGCGAATCGACCAGAACGAACCCCGGGTCGCCGGAGTCGAGTGAGGCGCGGACGTCCGAGACGTCCGCCTGGAAGGCGAGGCGTGCGGCGAAGAAGGTAGCGGCTTCGGCGGGGGCCGCGGGCGGTACGTACAGCGCAGGGCTTGCAGCAGTGTTCGTCATGGATGAAACATTACGAAGCGTAGCCACACGCTGGAACGGGTGATCACCGGCATTCCATGGCCATGACCGGGGATACCGTGGTATGTCTCGTCTATGGCCGCTGATTCCGTTGACGAGACTGATATGCGCATCCTGGAAGCCCTGCAACAGGATGGGCGGGCCAGCTACGCCGAGTTGGCACGCACCGTGTCCATGTCGGCCAGTGCTGTCACCGAACGGGTACGGCGGCTGGAAGAAAGCGGTGTGATCCGCGGCTACTCAGTCGTCGTGGACCCGGAACGACTCGGACTCGGCATCCTGGCCTTCGTCCGCCTCCGCTACCCCACGGGCAACTACAAACCGTTCCACGATCTGATTGCGACCACGCCCGAGATCCTGGAAGCCCACCACGTCACCGGTGAGGACTGCTTCGTGCTCAAGGTCCTCGCTCGTTCCATGCGCCACCTGGAAACAACGACGGGCCGAATCGCCGGACTCGGCTCCGTCACGACCAGCGTCGTCTACTCCAGCCCACTCTCCGACCGCGCGATCACGACGATGACCTCATCGCCAGAGCGGCAAGATCGGGCGCATCGGCCTGCATGACGATCTTGTGGCCCATCGAGGCTGACGAGCTGACCCATGCCTGTGCTCGTCCGCGAACCGCACCACTACGGCGGGCATCACCGCCAGGCCCTCGGTGGGAAACACCCCGCGCATCGCCTCCTACAACACCGCGAACCCGAGCCGGTACCTCGGTCAACGATCGAGCCGGCCGCCGGCGACGCCGGGGCACCGGTTCTTCAGGATGCCGACCCGGCCGCACCCTCCGCCGCCGGTTCAGGAGTCCGCGTGTCGGGTGCGGTGCGAGGGCCGGGCACCATGGCCGCCGCGGCGAGGGCGAGGTGGGAGTTCATGTCCAGCTCGAACCGGTCGTAGGGGTTCACGTGCGTCCAGAACAGCGGGGACAGGGCCCGCCGGTCGGCATCGGTGAGTCGCATCGCGCCACGGGACACCGGTACGGACCCGGAACCGTATGCCGTCAATCAGCTGCCGCCGAGGCCAGACGGGCGGCCGCTCCGCCCTGGCCCCCTTCGGCAACAACGGCTCCAGCACCGCCCACTGCTCGTCCGTGAGATCCCCCCGACACATGAATCATGATCATTCACAATCCAAGATCCACTTTCGATGCACGGCCTAGTCGAGGTAGCCCAGCTCGGAGTCGGGTCGGCAGTGCATGCACGCGGGTACGCCGTCGGCGAGTCAGTGGAGGGCGTCGCTGCGGGTGATGCCGCGGGTCCGTTTGCCCGCCATGTGACAGCCGCCGACGTGCACCGCATTGGGGGGTGCGTCTCGGTTGAGGCCGATTTCGAGCAGCCAGTCTGGGGCGGGCGGTCGCTGCTCCTGCCCGTGCCGCTGCTCGACCTCGCGGCGCTCAAGGTCTGCGATCTGCTGCCACGCCCGGCCGAGGGTGAACTCCAGCCAGGTCTCCAGGGTGCGGAGACGTGGCAGGTCAGGCGGCAGATCGTTCACATGTTCGATAATAGGGGGATGTCAGTTCATCTGACTCACCCATCGACCGGATCCCGCGGAACCTGTAGCAGCGGGCACCCATCAACGACCATGCTGTCCGACTATGGGAAACCAGGCGCCGCGCAGCCCACTCAAGACAGCAGTGGCCGTAATCCTCGCGATCACGGCAGCAGCCGCGCCGGCCGCGTTGACCAACGTGTTCTCCTCCGACTGGCATCGCTTCGATGCGGCCACATCCACTGTCATTGCTGGGGTTACCTTCGCCATTTGGCAGAGCGTGAAGGAAGTGCGGTCCATCGAGCAGGTACGCGCGCGAGTTCACGAAGCCGAGCGAAGCGTTGAAGGCGCCCTCTCCGGACCCGCTGCCAGACCTGTAGGACGGTTGCCGCGCCCCTCATCCAGCCAGGACTCTGACGAACCTGGCCGCAACCGATCCGCTCACCCCGAGCAGAGCGAGGCGGAGACGGAAGCGCGCCGCGAGCGCCGCGACCTTGCGCTGGCCCGACTGTGGACGCTGACTCGGCGCCGCCTGGACCTCTACCACCAGATCGCCCCCAACCAGGCGAGACGGTCATTCATCAGTGCTCAAGTCTCAATAATTGTCGGCTTTGCCCTGCTACTGAACTTGATTGGGTGATGTCGGGTCATCAGCCTGACAGTTGGGTGTCGGGTCCGGTAGTTCTGGGTGGGTGAGATACGCGCAGGGTGGCGGGCTGACCGACGCCGGGAGGGCCGCGCGGGAGCGCATTCGGCTTCAGGCCGTGGACCGCTTCGAGCGTGGGGAGAAGAACAAGGACATCGCCGCTGCGTTACGGGTGTTGGAGCGGTCGGTGGAACGCTGGCGCAAGTCCTGGCGCGAGCAGGGGGAGGCCGGGGTTCGATCGAAGGGCTCGCCGGGGCGGCCGAGGCTGGGGCCGGTCCAGATAGAGCGGCTGGAGCGGGAGTTGGAGCGTGGTCCGCTCGCGCACGGCTGGCCGGACCAGCGGTGGGCCCTGGCGAGGATCAAGACGCTGATCGGCCGGCTGTTTCACGTCTCGTACACGGTCGAGGGCACCTGGCTGCTGTTGAGGCGGCACGGCTGGTCCTGGCAGCAGCCGGTCCGTCGCGCGATCGAGCGGGACGACGGCTCGGTGGAGCTGTGGAAGAAGGAGGTCTGGCCGCAGGTAAAAGAGAAGCGGCGGCCCGGGGTGCGTGGATCGCCTTTGAGGACGAGGCCGGGCAGTCGATGACGCCGCCGCGAGCCAGGACCTGGGGCCGGGTCGGCCGCACCCCGGTTGTGAGGGCCCGTAGCCGGGGAACTGGCCGTCTGTCGATGGTGGGCATGTGCTGCTTCAAGCCGGGGTCCAGGTCGAGGCTGATCTACGGGCTACGGGAGTACCGGGGCCGCAAGGACGAGCCGAAGGGCTTCGGATGGCGCGATTTCTGCCGTCTCCTCACGAGGGCCCACATCCAGCTCGGCGGCCCGATCGTGCTGGTCTGGGACAACGTCCGTCTCCATCTCACCTTCGGCATGCGGGAGTTCATCGACCGGAACTCCGACTGGCTGACCGTGTTCCAGCTACCCACCTACGCTCCGGACCTCAACCCGCAGGAAGGCATCTGGTCGCTCGTCAAACGCGAGATCGGCAACCTCGCCGCCGCGGAACTCACTCAGATCAGCCGAGCCGTGAAGCGTCGGCTCAAGAGGATCCAGTACCGCCCGGAACTGGTCGACGGCTGCCTAGCGGCCACGGGTCTGCTGTTGGAGGGCTGACGTGCTTCAGTCCTCCCAGTTCGCGTAGTCGCCCATCGCGACGTCGTCGCACAGGGTCTCCCATAGCCCGTTGTGTGCGAGTGCGGTGTCATCGAGGGAGGCCAGGAGCTCGCGAAGGTCGTCCGCCGCCTCTTGGAATCTGTCTTCCTCGCCTTCCTCGTAGAACGGGAAGCAGGCGATGGTGGCTGCGACGCACCGGTGGAAGGTTCCGAGGTCCCTGTTCACGTGATTGGCGGCCGCAGACTCGATCTTGGGGATGTGCACGACGCGATGCGAATCCACGTCGATGCCGAGTCGTCCGAGCAGGCCGCTGGTCCCGAAGACGACCAACCCGCTCTCGCCGATCCCGCCGAGGAGTGTCGCCTCGGTCAGCGGTTGGTACTCGTAACCAATCAGCCCTGCCGGGACGCCGACCTGTCGCAGATCGGTGGCGATCTCAGCGGGCACCTCTGGTGAACAGTCGATACGGACCACGGCGTACTGGGGCAACGGCAACGGCGGCAGGTCTCGAATCACGCGAACATCATCCTCGCGCTCTGGCCACGCCGGGAAGGCGTGAGCTGAGCCCGGCACGACCGAGCGGCAAGCCCCGACATCACGCATTCAAGTTCAGTAGTGGTGTTCGTGCTGCTGGCCCTGAAGGTGAGTAACACGGCCGGTGCCATTGTGACGGGCGGCCTCGGAGCCGTCGCCGCCGCGCTGGCGGGATTCATCAGCAAGACCTTCAAGAGTGCCCCGCTGGACGCGAAGGGGCTGGCGGCGCAGTTGCAGGAACTTCTGCCTGGCCAGGGTAGTGACAGGGGGCACAAGGCCGGTCATCCGACTTATCGACCGATCGGGCGAGCTGGCCGGACGAGGCGTAGCCGTCTGCCGTCCTGGCCCGATGATTGAAGTCCGCGAGAAGAGTTGGACGAGGACGGCTTCGAGGATGTCGTGAGCGAGGCGCCGCGCGTCGGCGACTACCAGGTGTCGACCCGCCGAGCGGCGCCCCCGAACCAGGCGAGCCGCTACTCCGCCGGGTCCTCCTGGGCGTGCCGTGCGGCCCTCTTCGCCGCCTGCTCCACCTCGTAGCGCGAGGCGGTCACATCATCGCGGGCCGCGTACTCGGTGACCGCGGCCTGGAAGGCGGTGGCCGCGTCGCGCCACGCGCGCCACTGCGCGTCATACGCCTCGCCGTCGAGGCCGGCGAGCTTGGCGCGCGCCTCTTCAGCGGATCGTTCCAGATTGATCAATTCGTCGGGGATGTCTGTCATGACCTGGGATTTTAAGCTGCACGGTGCGACTGGCTGACGATCACGCTTACCGTCCGATCGGGTACAGCCGCCGTCAACCTCCGCGCGCAGCTCCGTGGGGCCCGCTACGAAGATCACGTCCCGTTCGTGATCTCCGAGAGGATCCCCGAGTGCGTCTCGCCCGCACCACTGTCGCCGCGGCCGCCGTTGCCGTACTGCTCAGCCCCGCCACCGCCCACGCCGCCCCCACCGCTGGCCACGTTCCCGGTGAGACGGTCACCGCTCCCGTCCATGACGCCCTCGCCAGCCTGCCCGTCCGTACCGAGGACCGCACCGGCTACTCCCGCAACCTGTTCAAGCACTGGGTCGACGCCGACCGCGACGGCTGCAACACACGCGCGGAGGTCCTCCTGGAGGAAGCTGTCGTCGCCCCTGAACGGACCGGGACCTGCACGCTCGCCGGCGGTGAGTGGTACTCCGCGTACGACGACCGGTACATCGACGGCGCCCGTGGCCTCGACATCGACCACCTCGTCCCGCTCGCCGAGGCATGGGACTCCGGCGCCAGCGCCTGGTCGGCCGCCGAACGGGAGGCGTACGCCAACGATTTGGCTGACGCCCGAGCATTGATCGCCGTCTCCGCCACCAGCAACAGGAGCAAAGCTGACCAGGACCCGGCCACCTGGCTACCGCCGGCCGTCGGTTACCGGTGCCAGTACACCGCCGACTGGATCGCGGACAAGATGCGCTGGGGACTGAGTATCGACGCCGCCGAGCAAGCCGCGCTCACAAACATGCTGGCCGACTGCCCGGACGTACCCATCACCGTCACACTCGCTCGATAGCGCGGCGCAAGCTTGCGCCTCATGGACCGAGACGGGAGCGAGCTGTCTGACGAAGCAAAGCCGTTCTCCGCCACGGCTGCGGGAAGCGGCATGCGCGAACAGATCCACGAGGGAGTTCTTGCCACCCGATAGTGCACTCATCACCCACCGCCGTACCCTGCGCGCCGCCGAGGAGTACTGCACCCTCACCGCAGCCGAGCGGGAGGACTTCCTCGCTCATGCAGCAGGCCAGCTTGAGTAGGTGTTTTTCTTCCAGCCCGGAGCGGATCAAGGAGTTCCTCCCGAACCGCCCTAGCCCCACCGCATTTACCCGCCTTCGCCGACGCCACTTGGCTGACGGCCGGGAACCGCTGACGGCGTGAGGCATGTCTACTCGGCCGTTGATTCGCTCCGGGCTGGAAGAAAAACACCTACTCAGGGGTGATCTTGCCGCTTGTGCGTGGGCGTGTTGCCGCAGGGAGCTGCTACGGAGATCACGAACGCGTCGTGATCTGCGAGAGGGGTCCCGTGCGCCTTACCCGTGCCGCCGCCACAGCGGCCGCCTTCGCCCCCTGCTCATCTCCACCACCGCCCACGCTGCACCCGCTCAGCGGCATGCCCCGGGGAACACCCTCACTATGCCCGCCCGTGATGCCCTAGCCGCCCTCCCTGTCGCTGACGAGGACCGCACTGGCTACACCCGGGACAAGTTCCGCTACTGGATGGATGACTCTGTTCACGAGAACCGGCTCTGGCTCGCTTTTCGTGACGCGGTCACACACTGTTCAGTGACGTCGGCCGCTGAGATGATCACCGCTCACCCAAAGTTGAGGAGTCGAGGTCCCAGATGAGTAGCTGGTCGCCAGAGGTAGACGAGGTGTTGGAGGCGTCGGGATGGACGCCTGGACGGAAGGTGGACACGGCCCGCTGGCAGTCCATGTTCGAAGCGGTCGGCCTCGCCATGCACGATGCTGCGGAAGCCTTCCTGCAAGAGTTCGGCGGTTTGACTGTGAACCTCAGTGGGCCAGGGATCAGTTGTGCACGCACGCCGTTTGAGCTGGATCCCGAGCTGGCCTGGGGTGAGGAGGGCCGTTTCACGGGGTGGGGCGAAGCGATCGGGCGCCATCTGTACCCGCTCGGCGAGCTGGACGAAGGCCGGTTCTTCCTGGGCATCGATGAAGAGGGTGTGATCTATCTCGTCGAGACTTGGGTTGCCAGCTTCGGACCGATGCCTTACGCCATGGAGAACTTGGTTCTCGGCGTGGCTCCTCGCCGAATCGATGAGGTGGACGAGCCAGCGGGACAACCGTCCTGACGCCTCGGTCACCTGTAGAGAAGTACTCGCTTTCGGAGGAGCAGGAATCCGGCTCGGCCGAACATCTGCCGTTTGAGCATCTTAGGCCGGCTGAGGGCCCCGTTCACAGGGGCCCCGGAGCCGAAACCTGGGGGGCCTGGCGGCCGTCGCCGAGACTTGCACGGCAGTGGTCGCACTCACCCGATCGAGACTCCCGTTCGACCAATACCACTCAAGATCGGAACGACAACAGCCACTTAAACGTCCCGTCGACTGCAAAGCTGGCGGGACGTCACCAGCTCGTCGCCCAGGCGGATATGTGCCCCAGGCCGAGGCCGTCCGAAATCCTCCAGGGCGGCATTCTTTTAGGGCAGCACGGCCATTACGAGCCAGTACGGAGCGGAATACTCAGAGGGCTGCGCCTCGTTTATCCCCTTCCGAAGCGGCGGCGTTTGGCTGCCTTACTCCACCCTGGACGAGGATCTTTGTCGGTGCTCGATTGCGGCCGGGTGTCGGACTCGGGACGTCGGATCAGGGTGATGCCCTCGTGGTCGACAGGGTGCCATGCGTGGTCGTGGGTGCGGAAGGTGAAGCCCTGTTCGGAGTTGTCGGTATAAGTGAGAAGGGCGCGGCCTTGCCCGGCGTGCTGCTGGACTTCTGTCCACAGCAGGTCGCGGATCCTGGCGGAAGGGTTGCCGACGAAGACGCCGGCGGAGATCTCCAGCAGCCAGCGGGTGAGTAGGCCGCGCAGTCCGGCGGGGCAGTTCGTGAGGACGATGACGGTCACCAGGTGGCGTTTTCGTGGTCGTCGTAGTTGATGCCGGAGGCGATGTGGTGACCGCCATCGGTCTGGAGCGTGACCACGTCCCGGTCCGTCTCGGCAGCGGCGCGGGCAGTTGCTTCCGGGATGAGTAGACGTTTGATGTCGTCGACGCAACGGTTGAGCAGTGAGATCTCATTGATGCGGTCCCGCAGTGCGCGGCGGGTGCGAGGGCCAGGGTCTTCGTCGCTCTCGGCGGCGATGTCGAAGGCGAGGGGGATGCCGATTTCTGTCTTGTAGAGGTCGGCGATGTCCAGGACGAAGGAGAGTTCGTGGCCTGAGTGGACGAAGCCGAGGGCGGGGCTGCAGGCGAGGGATGTGACGACGGCGTGGGCGATGCCGTACATGCACTGAGCGGCGGCAGTGATGGACTGGTTGACGGTATCGCCGGCGGTGAAGTCACCGGGAGAGTAGCGGCGGCCGCGCCAGGGCACGCCGGTGCGGGCGGCTTGAGCGCGGTAGCAGTCCTTGACGCGGCGGCCTTCGCGGCCGAGGAGTTCTTGCCGGGTCAGGCTGGTGGGGTCCTCGTCGGGGAAGCGCATCCGGTACATGTCGCGGGCGACAGCGAGGCGTTGGCGGGGGTTGGCCCACTGGCGGGCCTGGGCTTCCATGAGTGCGGAGGAGCGGCTGAGGGCGCGACCGGAGGCGTAGTAGCGGACGCCGTGTTCTCCGACCCAGCAGACGGCGGCGCCGGTTTCACCCAGGACGCTCATGGCTTGATGGGTGACGCGTGTTCCGGGGCCGAGAAGGAGGGTGCCGATGGTCGCCGAGGGGATGTGGGTGGTGCCTTCGGCGTCCTGGGCGGTGATGGCGTTGGCTTCGCGGTGAACGGTGCAGCGTTCCAGGTAGATGAAGGAGAGACGGTCGCTGGTACGGGTGAGTTGTCTCGGGGTCGGCGCGGGGCGCTGGGACACGCTGGTCATGGTGTCGGCCGGGGGGGTTGGTTGATCGGGGCGAGGGTGAGGAGGCCGCAGCCGTAGGCGCGGGCGCGCCCGATGCCCTGGGTGAGTGCGCGTCGCAGGGCGGTGGGGTCGGTAACCTCCAGGCGGCCGTCGAAGGTGACGGTGACGACCGTGACAGGTTTGCCGCGGCGTTTGCCGTCGTGGCCGCGGGACTTGTCGAAGGACAGGGGGCGCATGTCGCTGACCGCGAGTTCATGGCGGTCGCCTTGCGCCGCGCCTCCAGGGGCGGTGCTGTCGGGCAGGAGGCGCTCGCTGTCGGGTTTCTGGAGGATGCGGAAGCCGCAGCGTGCCTGGCGGTCGGGGTCGAGGAGCCAGCCCCTCTGGTGGGTGGGGGTGAGGTGGGCGGTGATCTTCTTGGGTTCGTCGTCGGTGCGGCGGATGGTATGGACCGGGTTCGCGGTGAGGCGGAAGCCCCAGTGCTGCCCGGTGGTCAGGCGGTCGAGGAACGGCTTGTAGGAACGGGTGTGCCAGCCCGGATTCTCCGGGTCTGCCACGGCAGGCCAGCCAGCCTGTTCGACGAGGTGGGTCATGTCTGGGCGGTCGGGGCTGACGACATACAGCAGGACCTCGGCCCGCGCTTTCTGCTCCAGGCGCCACAGGACGCGAGGGCTTTCGGGTGCGGGCAGGTCGCTGGGGAGCAAGGACGGGAAGGAGGACATGACGGCGGCGTGCAGGGCCTGCGGTGAGGACAGGAGGCGGCGTGCGGCGGGGCGCCCGGTGTTGACGCGGAAGCGGGAGAGGTACATCAGACGGTTTCTCCGTCCAGGAGCTCCGGATCGTCGATGAGTGCGGTGAAGGGGTCGTGGTCGGGGATGTGTTCGCCCGCGGCAGCCGGGACCGGGACCGCATCGGTGACGACGGTGCGCAGGGTGTGGCGTCGGTGTGCGGCGGAGAAGCTGAGGGGCTGGTCGGTCAATGTGTCGGCGGGGTTCTTCTCGTCCGCACCTTTCTCCCTGAGCACGGTCAGCCGGCCGGGTGGGTGGTTGCGGTGGCGTCGGCGGTACCAGGGGGAGGCTTGCCAGGGTAGGTCGCGCAGGACGTCCTCGAGGCAGGTGTGCTCGCGCAAGTGCGGTTCGAGCGGGGCGGCCGGCGGGCAGGAGCGGCGGCCGAGGAACGGGAGGTAGACGGGGTTGCGCAGTGCGGTGTGGAGGCGGCTGAGCAGAGCGGGATCGCCTTCGACGGCGGCGACGAAGACGGCGTCGGCGAGATAGTAACGCTCCGACAGGGGCATGGACTTGCCGGTGACGCCGTGGTGGGCTGTGTGGAAGTCTCGTAGCAGGGTGCCGGGTTGGTCGATGCGAACGCCGAATCGCAAGTGGGTGAGGGGGGCGAGGCTGTCGTCGTCCTCACGGTCGATACCGGCCGCGGCGGCGAGCAGTCCGATGACGCCGCTCTTGGTGGGGGCGGTCTCGGTGGTGCGGCGGGTGAAGCGGGAGGAGGCCCCCCAGGACTGCAGGGGGCCTGCCAGCCGCAGTGCGAGAACACTGGCGGAACTGCTCATGCGGGGTTCCCCAGGCGTTCGGTCACGGCGTGGCCGATGGCGCTGACCAGGTCGCGCAGGGATTCGGCCTCGCTGCCGAGATCGGCGATCTTCTGTGTGTTCGGTCCGACCCTGAGGACCCAGGTGTGGGTGGTG includes the following:
- the cas5e gene encoding type I-E CRISPR-associated protein Cas5/CasD, whose amino-acid sequence is MSSSASVLALRLAGPLQSWGASSRFTRRTTETAPTKSGVIGLLAAAAGIDREDDDSLAPLTHLRFGVRIDQPGTLLRDFHTAHHGVTGKSMPLSERYYLADAVFVAAVEGDPALLSRLHTALRNPVYLPFLGRRSCPPAAPLEPHLREHTCLEDVLRDLPWQASPWYRRRHRNHPPGRLTVLREKGADEKNPADTLTDQPLSFSAAHRRHTLRTVVTDAVPVPAAAGEHIPDHDPFTALIDDPELLDGETV
- the cas6e gene encoding type I-E CRISPR-associated protein Cas6/Cse3/CasE, encoding MYLSRFRVNTGRPAARRLLSSPQALHAAVMSSFPSLLPSDLPAPESPRVLWRLEQKARAEVLLYVVSPDRPDMTHLVEQAGWPAVADPENPGWHTRSYKPFLDRLTTGQHWGFRLTANPVHTIRRTDDEPKKITAHLTPTHQRGWLLDPDRQARCGFRILQKPDSERLLPDSTAPGGAAQGDRHELAVSDMRPLSFDKSRGHDGKRRGKPVTVVTVTFDGRLEVTDPTALRRALTQGIGRARAYGCGLLTLAPINQPPRPTP